A stretch of the Lineus longissimus chromosome 12, tnLinLong1.2, whole genome shotgun sequence genome encodes the following:
- the LOC135497368 gene encoding uncharacterized protein LOC135497368, translating to MAVGVFVVSFILVSLFIPLGYLIVPPKTPVLSGFEPAAIGSYRTLVCDASQPGAGTITYKWYKYSIENGVQDWESRGPIGTSQKYVFSPVTEKKVFYTGNPEEPVSGKYLCRASNSAGTRDSEWGDLYVCLYTMFIVYCECFTTQTCNRKYIHPQL from the exons ATGGCTGTTGGTGTATTCGTAGTGAGCTTCATCTTAGTTTCTCTGTTCATACCTCTCGGTTATCTGATCG TTCCACCAAAGACACCAGTTTTATCTGGGTTTGAACCTGCTGCTATCGGCTCCTACCGTACACTCGTCTGTGATGCGTCTCAACCTGGCGCGGGGACCATCACCTATAAATGGTATAAATACTCGATTGAGAATGGTGTGCAGGACTGGGAGAGTAGAGGACCCATTGGTACAAGTCAGAAATATGTCTTTAGTCCAGTGACTGAGAAGAAAGTGTTCTACACAGGTAACCCTGAAGAGCCTGTCAGTGGCAAGTACCTGTGTCGAGCATCGAACTCGGCCGGAACAAGAGACAGCGAATGGGGAGATCTGTATGTCTGTCTATACACCAT gttcaTTGTATACTGTGAGTGTTTCACCACCCAAACCTGCAATCGGAAGTACATTCACCCTCAACTGTAA
- the LOC135497197 gene encoding sialoadhesin-like, with protein sequence MSNENKYKRFFSSVKLCPLYTVSVSPLKPAIGSTFTLNCYIPNPSGFTVKWLKRNDTSSPAVDVVTANKLGCHAPSNPRSSWSSCSPPSISSPTKTFNLQVTDAQPSDSAYWICTDIGLSCDSNPVKPVVQAPPGTPQITGFPSGPVIAGAQLNLKCVASPPGDTYDWYKDGTKVTTSSSYDFQVTKESAGVYKCVARNDVGFGPSSDKTLVVYYKPDSVVVSSGKTSSYAGEKDKFTCTVSGGNPTPTVKLYFKRSGGTPVEVTQGQDKVMAKEDNQAEYYCEAKVTGYPALDMTSSRKTYSVKFSNTKVSFLNNPTAAVQVGQEKKFTCETDESNPVTYIKWYQHSTGSSWRNVTTGISSSERNGAYGGKIRISEWSVTATKAMNGATIRCASIYSLTGHKSMTNADTTMYVKFRPSKITMPKRPPAAIHEENPIMIICETDSANPVANIQFHRKRAGGIWEQLTSGITSVVSAAKYNGRIRQSTLVVTANRSDTHAVFKCEVREGSFQIEQITTVNVYFPATARLSSVPTTVKEGDTVTLTCKARGGNPTSYTYIWYYNMLQILNMTSRQYRISSIQYNGSGQYRCRAVNYSPGGIADAILKLDVLYRAKWDPSLPRLLTVFSKPGGPARLTLNVIANPRPTNVTWYHPNHKMANGENFIPAEVNGIYTLSKGSVGTQDYGNYTVKVTNPVGMSSFVFELLSGAAPNAPTIKITRNGRLVTVVFGAPIREYTGFQLKFCGPGQAPKTTGCSAIRFINQGPTKSTYTASVTNETTIYVFYMDFYVGDDVVYSSGQVHPKQAVPAGSSPDGGMIAGVVVAVVIVVAVVVVVVVLHRRNMACFAGRNKPDDSNHDDGKTGKTEADPVFHDPLYMNVVNRAFEGGDTPHEPVYVNSPQQNPVKDGGENPYDEMENPYADLNITPDVIASQTYAELKY encoded by the exons AAAACTAT GTCCATTGTATACTGTGAGTGTTTCACCACTCAAACCTGCAATCGGAAGTACATTCACCCTCAACTGTTACATACCCAATCCAAGTGGGTTTACTGTGAAGTGGTTAAAGAGGAATGATACTTCATCTCCAGCTGTAGATGTAGTAACAGCGAATAAGTTGGGATGCCATGCTCCAAGTAACCCACGCTCCAGTTGGAGCAGCTGTAGTCCACCAAGCATCTCATCACCAACAAAGACATTCAATCTACAAGTCACCGATGCTCAGCCTTCTGATTCTGCTTACTGGATTTGTACGGATATTGGTCTAAGCTGCGACAGTAACCCAGTCAAGCCAGTGGTGCAAG CGCCCCCAGGCACGCCACAGATCACCGGTTTCCCATCTGGACCAGTCATTGCTGGAGCACAGCTCAACTTGAAGTGTGTGGCCTCGCCTCCTGGAGATACCTACGATTGGTACAAAGATGGTACAAAGGTTACAACATCATCGAGTTACGACTTCCAAGTGACAAAAGAGAGTGCTGGTGTTTACAAATGTGTGGCGAGAAATGATGTCGGGTTTGGTCCAAGTAGTGACAAGACATTAGTCGTTTATT ACAAACCTGATTCCGTGGTCGTGTCATCGGGAAAGACCTCGTCCTATGCTGGGGAGAAGGACAAGTTCACCTGCACAGTCTCTGGCGGCAACCCGACCCCGACCGTGAAGCTCTATTTCAAGAGGTCAGGCGGAACACCAGTAGAGGTCACCCAAGGTCAAGACAAGGTGATGGCTAAAGAAGACAACCAGGCTGAGTACTACTGCGAGGCGAAGGTCACTGGGTATCCCGCCCTCGATATGACTTCAAGCAGGAAGACATACAGCGTAAAAT tttcaaacacCAAGGTTTCGTTTCTCAATAACCCGACCGCTGCTGTCCAGGTTGGTCAGGAAAAGAAGTTCACATGTGAGACGGATGAGAGTAACCCAGTTACCTACATCAAGTGGTATCAACATAGTACTGGTTCTTCGTGGCGAAATGTCACAACCGGAATATCATCATCCGAGAGGAATGGTGCGTATGGTGGAAAGATCAGGATCAGTGAGTGGTCTGTAACTGCAACAAAGGCAATGAATGGTGCAACGATAAGATGTGCGTCCATCTACTCCCTGACTGGTCATAAGTCTATGACGAATGCCGATACTACAATGTATGTAAAAT TTCGCCCATCAAAGATAACTATGCCAAAGAGACCACCAGCTGCGATCCACGAGGAGAACCCGATCATGATCATCTGTGAGACAGACAGTGCCAACCCAGTAGCGAATATCCAGTTTCACCGGAAGAGGGCAGGGGGAATCTGGGAGCAATTGACATCGGGGATAACATCTGTAGTTAGCGCTGCAAAATACAATGGCAGGATTCGGCAGAgtactctggttgtgacagccaatAGGTCGGACACACACGCTGTGTTTAAATGCGAGGTTCGTGAGGGTTCATTCCAGATCGAACAGATAACTACAGTTAATGTATATT TTCCAGCAACCGCCAGATTGTCATCAGTCCCAACTACAGTGAAAGAAGGTGATACTGTCACATTGACGTGTAAAGCAAGAGGGGGTAACCCGACATCGTACACCTACATATGGTATTATAACATGTTACAGATACTGAATATGACTTCAAGACAATACAGAATATCATCAATCCAGTACAACGGAAGTGGGCAATATCGCTGTCGTGCGGTCAACTATTCTCCAGGTGGCATAGCTGATGCAATATTGAAATTGGATGTTTTAT ACAGAGCAAAATGGGATCCCAGTCTGCCGAGACTCCTCACCGTTTTTAGCAAACCAGGAGGACCAGCCAGGCTTACACTCAACGTCATCGCCAACCCACGACCAACCAATGTCACCTGGTATCACCCAAATCACAAGATGGCAAATGGGGAAAACTTCATCCCCGCGGAAGTAAATGGGATATATACACTGAGCAAGGGATCTGTAGGGACTCAAGACTATGGAAACTACACCGTCAAAGTGACTAATCCCGTTGGAATGTCATCTTTTGTTTTTGAACTTCTCAGCGGAG CTGCTCCAAATGCCCCGACCATTAAGATCACCCGTAACGGGAGACTGGTGACGGTCGTGTTCGGGGCGCCGATTCGGGAGTACACAGGTTTCCAGCTGAAGTTCTGTGGGCCAGGTCAGGCACCAAAAACAACAGGCTGCAGCGCGATTCGCTTTATCAACCAGGGACCAACGAAGTCAACTTACACAGCCAGTGTGACAAACGAGACCACGATCTATGTTTTCTACATGGATTTTTATGTTGGAGATGATGTTGTTTATAGTTCTGGTCAAGTGCATCCTAAACAGGCCGTGCCTGCTGGAAGTAGTCCTGATGGTGGCATGATAGCTGGCGTTGTTGTAGCCGTCGTCATAGTTGTAgctgtggtggtggtggtcgtCGTCCTACATAGGAGGAACATGGCATGCTTCGCTG GTCGAAATAAACCCGATGACTCAAATCATGATGATGGGAAAACTGGCAAAACGGAAGCTGATCCAGTTTTTCATGACCCTTTATACATGAACGTCGTCAACAGGGCATTTGAAg GTGGCGATACTCCACATGAACCGGTTTATGTGAATTCTCCTCAACAGAATCCCGTGAAAG ACGGCGGTGAAAATCCGTATGACGAAATGGAAAATCCATATGCTGACTTGAACATCACG CCTGATGTGATCGCAAGCCAGACGTATGCtgaattgaaatattga